The genomic stretch TGCCTAGGCCACCGGCAACGAAAACAGCATGTTCGCGGATGGGCCGTGGAGAAACAGTTGAAGCACTTGTTCCTCAAATCCTCCGGGACCTGGCGGCGGCCTCCATGAACGGGGCGGCACATGCCAGAGCCGCGGCAACGTCGCCTCCGCTACACCATCTGGAATCCATCCGCATCCGGACCACGACTGGCCAAGCGGCCATGGTGTACCTCGGAGCGGATGGTGCCCACGATTACTGACCTGAGCTGGCATGGCGGGCGCGGCTGCTCCCTCACCGGCGGCCGGTCGACCGGCAAAGCAAAAGACTCCATGGACACCGCAGCAGCGGCCGAGTCGGCAGGGCAAGCAGCACGTCGCGGTAGGAGGCCCTCCCAGTATGGAAACGTCCGAGGTGGGAGAGCCGTCGCTCCAGCGCTCCACCTTCAAGCGTCCCGCCGGCTTGAAAGGTTGCGCCaaaggagagaggggagagaaCGGGTAAGCCGACGCCGGGGGAAGGGGCTGGGAGGTTGACCGTGAGGAGTGCACGGCCTTGGTGGTGTCTGCCGGCTCCGGGGTGGATACCGGCGGGAGGGGAAACGATAGGAGCCATCTCCTCTCTCCTATTCCACTTTTTACAGGAGTAGTTTAGCTTGTCATGTGCATGAAAAGCATAATGAAAAATCCTTTCTGTTTATTAGAAAAAATTGTTACCGATTATTACAATAGATTGctattcttttttaaaaaaaatagtaaacCAATTAATTTAGACCTTGCAGGAATTTTATTTGGTGCATTTCTTGCAAATTATGGCAAATTATGTTCAGTTTGTTTTCATCTACTTAATGTACACCCTTGGCAGCTTCTTTGGGTCAACCTTATCATGGACACACTGGGAGCTCTTGCATTGGCAACTGAACCACCAACAGACAACCTAATGAAGAGGCGTCCTGTTGGCCGAAGGCATGGCACAGCATCCTTGATAGCTATGAGCACCTTTGTTTTGTGTACTCTGTTCTATTATGTAGTTAGGTGTTGTGCAAAAAGCAGTATTGATATACTTCTAATTTACTTCTGCAGGGAACCTCTTGTGACTAATGTTATGTGGAGAAACCTCTTTATCCAGGTCTCTTAGTTGCTCATCTTTATGTATTGAAGTATGTCCTGTTGAATGAGCTCGTATACATTTTCACATATTGATTTCATTGCAGGCTCTTTACCAGATAGCAGTTCTTCTCATCTTCAATTTTGATGGCAAAAGGATTCTGCGTTTACAGAATGAAAGTAGGGAGCATGCTGATAAAATGAAAAATACCTTTGTCTTTAATGCATTTGTCTTCTGCCAAGTAAGTTGGTTGCTCTCCAATTCAAGATTTCAGTAATAAGATTGTTGTCAATTTTTAGGCTATACGCTAGCTATATTTCTACTTTGTTATTTGGATATACCCCCTGTAAATTTATACCAAAGTCATTTGTGTTCTATAGCTTATTAGCAGCTTGGCAAGTGTTATATTATATCATGGTACGTATTCTTAATTGTTTTCCCATATCTGCTGTGCCATTTGTGTCAGATCTTCAATGAGTTTAATGCCCGTAAGCCTGAAGAGAAGAATGTCTTCAAGGAAGCTACAAACAACCACCTTTTCATGGGCATAGTGGGTGCAACTACTGTGCTTCAGGTAATATGCTATTTGAATGCTTTTACATGGTTTGACAGAGCGCAGGTATTAACACTCTCTAGCAGATATTGATAATTGAGTTCCTTGGGAAATTCTTCGATACTGCTAGACTGAATTGGAGACTATGGCTGCTGTCAGTTGCTATCGGTGCAGTGAGGTATGCAAGCATGCTACTTTTGTCTCACTCAAAATACCTACAGCGTGGCTTAGTGTTCCTTATGCCCAAGTATTATTTCTGGTTAATGTCAAACCAAACAGTTTGTAATGCTAACCTTGAAGAATGAATGCATAGCTACAATGATGTTGAACGTTAACACATTTGCATCAACCTAAGTGTATAAACCTAGCTTGCAGTTATGTTCTCTGCTACGTCAGTGAACAACTAGAATACGCATGACTGCCGGCTAGAATCAACATATCCTTTACAGTACTCTTTCACAAGCTCTGAATCTGATTCGATGACAGCCCAATCATCCTCGGTTCATTTACGTCTCTCACTCATAACTACATTCTGATGATCCGTGCCCTTTTTCAATCCAGCTGGCCCCTCGCCTATCTTGGGAAATTCATTCCCGTGCCTGCCAGGCCTTTCCAAAGCTACTTCAAGCGGTGTTCTTGTCGTGGAAGAAGACCACACCAAGGTAATTCACGAGCGTATGTCTAAACCCCCGATCATTTGCCATTGATTATCTGCATTCACTCAGCAAGCTTACACTAGTCCCTGCCTGCATTATTGCATTGCACGTTGTAGATGAAGAGCAGGGCGTCAAGAGCTGAGGTTTAGCAGGGATGCTGGCAAGTGCAGCAAACCTGCAGCTGAACGGCGTTTAGGAAAAGGCCGTGGCGTTTGTCTGAACAGCATTTTCTGAAGCAGCTGCAGGCTGTGCTGTGCAACTACTACCCTTTCCATTCTTTGCAAATTTGTTGAAACTAGACCTACATTGCCCATGAATTTCCATCTAGTTGGCTTATGGGTTAGCTAGTTGTGTTGCGAACTGCAGTTGCTGTCCCCTCTAATTATGCTCGTTTGTCATTTCTATAGTCGGCCTCAGTGCAGCAATGCGATGCCTGATCAGGAACAATTAAGAATCGAGCACGCCAATGCCTGATCAGGAGAATATACTCACGATCCGGTCCCTGGGAGCCTAACAGGAATGTTCGACAAAGCAGGGTCTGAACTGCAAAACATCCCTCGTcaatcatcagttcatcactcACGTCTTTACCGTTGCACGCAGTCATGCGCCACCACTGACTTGGTCAATGGCGGGACCGTGGCCTCCCCCACCTGGACCAAGCGGGCCAACAGCGGCATCGTTCTCCCGGGGCCCAACGCCCATGGCGCGACGCCAGTTCTGGGTCCGGCCGGGGACCACCTGCCGCCGTGCTTTGTTAGCTCAAACGTGCCCCCAGGGCCCAGGCCCGCCCAGTCGCCCACAGAACGCAATTGCCCGCCGTCGGCGTGAAGGCATCAACCTGCCGACGCAATGATTTCCATGAAAGAACAGGTAGAGCTCACGCATTTCACAGTTTCCGCAGCAACAGGTAGACCTCATGCTCATTTTACAGCATACTTGCAATTCTTTGCTCCTCGCTGTTATACCAAATTTCAATCCCCAAACAAGTAACCAACATACAACACACGACAATTAATATTCCTCGTAACAAAACCTTAACTAGTGTACATCATGTCAACTCGAGGTACTTGTATATGCACCCAGAGCGCAGCACTGCCCAGCGGCTAGCTTCAGCCGATCTTCTTATTAGCGACGGTAGAAAAGCCATGCTAGCAGTAGCATTTGTATGCGAGGTGGTTCTTGCTGGAGATGTAAGTGGAGATGAAGTCTGAAGCCTGGGTCGAGGCGCTAGGGGAAGGCACGAGGATTTGGGTACGGCCCGACGCGATCCTCTTACCGGTCACGTGGCCATAGAACAGGCCGGCGATGGCTGGGACGAACACGTCGCTCTGGGAGCAGATCTCGAGGTCCAGAGCCCTCGCTAGGTCGGCGTTGCTGGCTTTCAGGAACTCGCCTTTGTTCTCAGCTGGTATTATGTCATCCTGTGGGAACACAAAACTGCACTAGTTAGTTTACCTGAAAAGAATAGTTGTGTTTGTTTTCCTATGCAATCTAAGACAAGCTTTTTTTTGTCTGTTAGCATAAACAGAATACGATTGACAGCTTTTATACCATGGTAAGGGAACAGGAGATTATCTCTCACTGTGTAGCATTTAGGAAGAAATGCTTGGGAGAAAACAAAATATAATTGACATTAATAAGACGCGGAGTAAGTTCCTTGCCTTGGTATAGGTGTTTGGAAATTCTTCCTTCAGATCATTGAGGCCTTTGTGCCACCAGGTCTCAGTCAAGTAGATGGTTGTATTAGCAGAGAAGCCAACACTCCTCAGGAAACCCAAAACCTCATCAGTGTTATAGCAGCCTTTTCTTCTAGCGCCTCTGGTTGTTTTGCAAGCCTTCTTTTCTAGCAAGTCGGTCCGCAAATCAATTGCCAAGACCTTCCCATCTGATTTCTTGCTTAATTCTTTAAGACCATCCAGCATTTTTCTGGCCACTTCAGAATATTCATGTTTCAATTCGAGGCCACTGAACATTGCAAGGCAAGCAGTCGCATCCAAGTCCTTGTTATTAGTCTCCCTCGGTCTTAAACTCACTGAGGAGAAAATGACCGCAAGTCTTAAGTAGTTGTTTGTTTGGAAGATGGGCTGGATGGTGTCCGTGATGAAGCTTTCAGTCACTCGGTTTGGTACTCTAATAAGTGCTGGCTTCTTAGCACTCACTTCATCAGGTAGTTCCTCTATTACTTCCACAACACCTTCCAGGTTTCTCATGAATTTATCCACATTGTACATGTCTTGGAATTTTCTGTTCATAAAACTTATGCCATTAGTTGAGATGGACAATAATGGTCACATTTATGAAAATAGTCGTGAATTCCTAGAGTAAAGGCTCATACTGTATGCACAAAATGTTGCAGCATTTACGTATCTGCAACAGGATTTATCTTAAGGAAATGAAAGTCATCCTCTTATCAAAGAAGCATACCTCTTGTTTCCTAATTCATTTCCTCTTATATCTGGAAGTACAAGTGTTGCACCTAGATACCTTGCAACAACCACAGCATCTGTGATCTGCAGATGAAAATTGTGGAATGGTGTTCCATGAATTCAATCAAACAGAATAGCAGACACATGGCTTTATTTTTGCTTATATGAGAAATCATGCCAACAAGTTAAGAGTTAGAGGTTCACCTGTGAGATGTGATATTCTGGTCCCATAGTCAAGGAGAATGTCACGTAACCATTAGATGGTTGAGTTTCTACAGAAATCATATTAGTTAGTATCAGTAACCACTTTTTTTCAGGAAAAGGTTCAGATCTGAAGAACTTATAAAATTTAAGAATGGATTATTACTTACTTGGACTTGGTATGGTCCAGCAAGGTTTAACCTCCTCATCAGCGTCCATTAGGTTCTCAACTCCACCCGTATTGATATTGCTCATTTCAGCATTATCGTCAAGCTTCATTGTGTTAAACTCTGCACCTGTTGCCTCCAAGCCCAGCTGTTCACAAACATGGATTCCGGTTACAGCAAGCCTTGATCAGTTGAAAAGACAAATCCTCCCAATAACCCTGATCTATCAGATACTGATAATATCACTACATCAGCTCCCTAGTCTGCAAGATTATGCAGATAATTCAGCGGTTTGGCAAATTAGATGCAGCCGGTTAGTTGAGGACACCTTTTAGCTTTTCATTGTTGGAGAGACTGATGGAACTATCTTAAATCTTAAAATGCGATGTAGGATAGTGACTGTTTGCAAAGAGATTTAAGAATAATGACTTCCCCCTTTTGCTTTATATCCACCCAACTGGTGTTTTTCTTCTCAAGGATGTGGCCCACCATCAGGCTTTTTCCGGGGACGCTCCCGATaatgtgttgtttacagataCCGAGATTCTGATTCCTTTGACTTAAGTACCTAATAACCTCGGGGCAACGTGCTAATGGACTGGAATTGAATAATATAAACCCTAGCTAAGCCCCAGAAGTCAAGGCCGCAGAACAGTGCGAGATCCCCCTTCAGTATTGGATCCCCAAATCACTTCAGATTTGCAAGAACTAAACCGAAATGGAAATCCTAATCACACGCCGCACTCCACACAGACCAGCAACGGGACCAATCGCCGCCATCCATGTCCCCTCACACAAACAACACGGATTATAGTAGAAGAAACAAAGTGCCTGATTCTCACTCACGGCGAAGTTGCCACGCAACCACCAAATCAAGAACCAGCAAGCTACCACCGGACCCCATGAGAGGAAATCgagagagaggggaaggggagaTCCTTGGAGGAAGGGACGA from Setaria italica strain Yugu1 chromosome II, Setaria_italica_v2.0, whole genome shotgun sequence encodes the following:
- the LOC101755204 gene encoding uncharacterized protein At1g04910, which produces MAVDPRQVVAGFLTLSMFVMLGNMIKHDHFSSPGPQLGLEATGAEFNTMKLDDNAEMSNINTGGVENLMDADEEVKPCWTIPSPKTQPSNGYVTFSLTMGPEYHISQITDAVVVARYLGATLVLPDIRGNELGNKRKFQDMYNVDKFMRNLEGVVEVIEELPDEVSAKKPALIRVPNRVTESFITDTIQPIFQTNNYLRLAVIFSSVSLRPRETNNKDLDATACLAMFSGLELKHEYSEVARKMLDGLKELSKKSDGKVLAIDLRTDLLEKKACKTTRGARRKGCYNTDEVLGFLRSVGFSANTTIYLTETWWHKGLNDLKEEFPNTYTKDDIIPAENKGEFLKASNADLARALDLEICSQSDVFVPAIAGLFYGHVTGKRIASGRTQILVPSPSASTQASDFISTYISSKNHLAYKCYC